Proteins encoded by one window of Candidatus Woesearchaeota archaeon:
- a CDS encoding DEAD/DEAH box helicase family protein → MSLKKLDLKHSYDSDEDDILNQFYIPVLSESIRYDRIAGYFSSTSLALAASGIAKFVWNKGKMRLIINVGVSKSDYEAIDKGLSDSGKVISEIIIKDLDTFENELVKNHVKVFSWMIAHEMIEIKVAIIEKETTNKGIFHQKTGVFYDSEGNFVSFSGSDNESANGWVFNIEEFKVFRSWKESELPYLNSDIKRFEKFWKNEGVRTKVIDIPSAVREKFISLCPETEDSLKEAFKEISRKRLSFKKKRELRDYQKDAIYGWRNNSYIGLLEMATGTGKTFTAIAGIKEIYERERKLITIIVVPYQHLATQWIEEMSSSGFESDPAFGSSAIWKKKIKDKILDIEMGHINKLIIVTTYDTFSSEKFIKIMQESDIPILIVCDEAHVAGSTRRSKGLLDKYRYRLALTATPRRWLDDEGTEVIYSYFNKTVFEFPLKNAIGRFLTPYNYFPHLVNLKEEELREYRHIGQRIAILLGKKNQKSKETLELLLIKRAKIVTNAIEKIDMLVMILESIEKIESCLIFCSEKQIKEVKDLLMSKGIRFHQFTNREKLKERKSIKENFEKGLYDVLVAIRCLDEGVDIPSIKTAIILASSSNPKEYIQRRGRVLRKFPGKTKAIIHDFIVVPDIDENANCEYYEVEKKILAKELKRYEEFADASLNPLQSIRIINKIRVRYNL, encoded by the coding sequence ATGTCATTGAAAAAATTAGACCTTAAGCATTCTTATGATTCTGATGAAGATGATATACTTAATCAGTTCTATATCCCTGTCCTATCAGAATCAATAAGATATGATCGAATCGCAGGTTATTTCTCATCAACATCTCTTGCTCTTGCAGCTAGCGGAATAGCAAAGTTTGTATGGAACAAAGGGAAAATGAGACTAATTATAAATGTAGGTGTATCTAAGAGTGATTACGAAGCAATAGATAAAGGACTCTCAGATTCGGGAAAAGTAATAAGTGAGATAATCATCAAGGATTTAGATACTTTTGAAAATGAGTTAGTAAAAAATCATGTTAAGGTGTTTTCATGGATGATTGCTCACGAAATGATTGAGATAAAAGTAGCAATAATTGAAAAGGAGACTACAAATAAAGGGATATTTCATCAAAAGACGGGTGTTTTCTACGACTCCGAAGGGAATTTTGTTTCATTTAGTGGTTCTGATAATGAATCCGCTAATGGTTGGGTATTCAACATAGAAGAATTTAAGGTATTCCGTAGTTGGAAGGAATCGGAATTACCATATTTGAATTCCGACATCAAGAGATTTGAAAAATTCTGGAAAAATGAAGGTGTACGGACAAAAGTCATAGATATACCCTCTGCAGTAAGAGAGAAATTCATTTCTCTCTGCCCAGAAACAGAAGACTCGCTTAAAGAGGCATTTAAAGAAATCTCTCGAAAGAGACTCAGCTTTAAGAAAAAAAGAGAGTTAAGAGATTACCAAAAAGATGCTATTTATGGATGGAGAAATAATAGTTATATAGGTCTTCTCGAAATGGCAACCGGTACAGGAAAAACATTTACTGCGATTGCAGGAATTAAAGAAATATATGAAAGGGAAAGGAAATTGATAACTATAATTGTCGTACCATATCAACATTTGGCGACACAATGGATAGAAGAGATGTCATCATCAGGTTTTGAAAGTGACCCTGCATTTGGATCCTCTGCCATTTGGAAGAAGAAGATAAAAGATAAGATTTTAGATATAGAGATGGGTCACATAAACAAATTGATAATAGTTACCACATATGACACTTTCTCATCAGAAAAATTCATAAAAATTATGCAAGAATCTGACATCCCAATACTGATAGTGTGTGATGAAGCTCATGTTGCAGGATCAACAAGAAGGTCTAAAGGGTTATTAGATAAGTATAGGTATAGGCTTGCTCTTACTGCTACTCCAAGAAGATGGTTAGATGACGAAGGTACAGAAGTTATTTACTCTTATTTTAATAAGACTGTTTTCGAGTTTCCATTGAAAAATGCTATTGGTCGCTTTCTTACTCCTTATAACTATTTTCCCCACTTAGTAAATCTAAAAGAAGAAGAGCTGAGGGAGTATAGGCATATAGGACAAAGAATCGCAATTCTTTTAGGGAAAAAGAACCAGAAAAGTAAAGAAACTCTCGAATTGCTACTAATAAAGAGAGCAAAAATTGTAACCAATGCAATAGAAAAGATTGATATGTTGGTAATGATTCTAGAATCCATAGAGAAAATTGAAAGCTGCCTAATCTTCTGCTCGGAAAAACAAATAAAGGAAGTAAAAGATTTGTTGATGTCTAAAGGAATAAGGTTTCACCAATTCACAAACAGAGAGAAGTTGAAGGAGAGGAAATCTATTAAGGAAAATTTTGAGAAAGGTCTATATGATGTACTTGTAGCAATAAGGTGCTTGGATGAAGGGGTAGATATTCCATCAATTAAGACTGCAATAATCCTAGCAAGCTCATCCAACCCAAAAGAGTACATACAACGCAGGGGGCGTGTATTGAGAAAATTTCCTGGTAAGACAAAGGCAATTATCCATGACTTTATTGTTGTACCTGATATTGATGAAAATGCTAATTGTGAATATTATGAGGTTGAAAAGAAGATTTTAGCGAAAGAATTAAAAAGATATGAGGAATTCGCAGATGCATCACTCAATCCTCTGCAATCAATAAGGATAATTAACAAGATTAGGGTCAGATACAACCTCTAA
- a CDS encoding AAA family ATPase: protein MRIYSLEIENFRQYRNKQEIKFSTDPHKNFTIFEGANGTGKSNLLRSVMWCLYGKEDDVLSNYDEENKVGIVNEQLLRELAPGERTVVRVRINMGNENPEYIIERTSTYRKRDNGFLEKIDEKFVIMEATEQGFKPAINPTTRVKAILPNEIKGYFFFDGEKLDEFFKPGRGTKVKKAVFDVSQIELLQRTIKHLESVNYKLVKGQENLSPKIKSLQEDLESAEDRLRELQTDEDDYGKRILEANEDIEKINKFLSSYSDVNVKELQSRRDELDQDIKSLSEEMKVCLDEKNELMLEHGSTILIHGAVCELMKQIDELEEKNVIPPNIDPSFVRKLISEQECLCGREIKRGTNEFELLNKIAQHEEYGEYSKLLMEGRSELRFGIDGLSSFEGKLRKLSERLILLEKRKHEALKRISEISIALKDIDLESISSKESQRESLMKALQSENGSLAVCKNNISDLNTQIKEWTKDLGALLGKESENKDLLDKVNILNGSITLLKEILEDMIEDVRMTIQKKTQDYFLSLIWKKETYKEVKIDENYNVSVLNRFGKDSLDTLSAGERQVLALSFMAALNEVSGFDAPVIIDTPLGRISGEPKDNIAECLPNYLKNTQVTLLVTDQEYTHSVKSKISKRIGKEFKLLYNDASCETKVTI, encoded by the coding sequence ATGAGAATATACTCACTAGAAATAGAAAACTTCAGGCAATATAGAAATAAACAAGAGATTAAATTTTCTACAGACCCCCATAAAAATTTTACTATATTTGAAGGAGCGAATGGAACTGGTAAGTCAAACCTCCTGCGGTCAGTGATGTGGTGCTTATATGGAAAGGAAGATGATGTATTGAGCAATTATGACGAAGAAAATAAAGTAGGAATTGTGAACGAGCAACTTCTAAGAGAATTAGCACCAGGAGAAAGGACAGTTGTAAGAGTGAGAATAAATATGGGAAATGAGAATCCAGAATATATTATAGAACGGACTTCAACTTATAGAAAAAGGGACAATGGTTTCTTGGAGAAAATAGATGAGAAATTTGTAATTATGGAAGCAACTGAACAAGGGTTCAAACCTGCAATAAATCCTACAACGAGAGTAAAAGCAATATTACCTAATGAAATCAAAGGGTATTTCTTCTTCGATGGAGAAAAGCTTGATGAGTTTTTCAAACCAGGTAGAGGAACAAAAGTGAAAAAAGCAGTTTTTGATGTGTCTCAGATAGAATTACTACAACGTACAATAAAGCATCTAGAATCTGTAAATTACAAGCTGGTCAAAGGTCAAGAAAATCTAAGCCCAAAAATTAAATCACTTCAAGAAGATTTAGAGAGTGCTGAAGATAGGTTAAGAGAGCTTCAAACTGATGAAGACGACTATGGGAAAAGGATTCTTGAAGCAAATGAAGATATAGAGAAGATAAATAAGTTCTTGTCAAGTTATTCAGATGTCAATGTAAAAGAGTTGCAGAGCAGGAGAGATGAATTAGACCAGGATATCAAGAGTCTGTCCGAGGAGATGAAAGTATGCCTTGATGAGAAGAATGAACTTATGCTTGAGCATGGTTCAACTATTCTTATACATGGTGCAGTTTGCGAATTAATGAAACAGATTGATGAATTAGAAGAGAAGAATGTAATCCCTCCTAATATCGATCCTTCATTTGTAAGAAAGCTAATTTCTGAACAAGAATGTCTCTGTGGTAGAGAGATTAAGAGAGGTACCAATGAATTTGAACTCCTGAATAAGATTGCACAGCATGAGGAATATGGAGAATATTCCAAACTTTTGATGGAAGGAAGGTCTGAGCTTAGATTCGGGATAGATGGCTTGAGTTCATTTGAGGGGAAATTAAGAAAATTAAGTGAAAGACTCATTTTGCTTGAAAAACGAAAGCACGAAGCTTTGAAAAGGATATCTGAAATAAGTATTGCACTTAAGGACATAGACCTGGAGTCAATTAGCAGCAAAGAAAGCCAAAGAGAGAGTCTAATGAAAGCTTTGCAGTCAGAAAATGGAAGTCTTGCGGTTTGTAAAAACAATATTTCTGATCTTAATACACAGATAAAAGAATGGACTAAGGATCTTGGAGCATTGTTAGGTAAAGAGAGTGAAAATAAGGATTTGCTTGACAAGGTTAATATTCTAAATGGCTCCATAACTTTACTCAAGGAGATATTGGAAGATATGATTGAAGATGTAAGGATGACCATACAAAAAAAGACGCAAGATTACTTCTTGAGCCTTATATGGAAGAAGGAGACATATAAAGAAGTTAAAATAGACGAAAATTATAATGTTTCTGTTTTAAATAGATTTGGAAAAGATTCTTTGGATACACTATCAGCAGGTGAGAGACAGGTTCTTGCACTTTCATTCATGGCAGCATTAAATGAAGTGTCAGGATTTGATGCCCCCGTTATAATTGATACCCCTTTAGGAAGGATTTCTGGAGAACCAAAAGACAATATCGCAGAGTGTCTACCTAATTATTTAAAAAATACACAGGTCACACTTCTTGTAACCGATCAAGAATACACTCACTCAGTAAAAAGCAAAATTAGTAAGAGAATAGGAAAAGAATTCAAATTGCTTTATAATGATGCTTCTTGCGAAACTAAGGTGACTATATGA
- a CDS encoding DNA cytosine methyltransferase: protein MKEMYTVADFFCGAGGFSEGFRHAGFKVIFALDNWEIARQTHKLNHPESKHPGLDCYYETKGDILLIPPERVNEIVEDVDVIIGSPPCVSFSSSNRAGKADKSIGIKLIEKYFQIIAIKKHKINSRLKYWIMENVPNSRSFLKKYYTFKDLELDEKKLRKLGIKKKEIDIALEIDTSARGIYNSVHFGVPQKRERFICGDFVVPEKKTPEEKDWMILGLILNSLRPNGSIITDPIYNINIPDEELTDHRYDTTMPEAGWRQARLKKQQARYYGRMSFPEDENAPSRTIMATKSNMTREAMIFSNGKPNVYRIPTIREIASIMSFPITYLFQGNNQADKYRLVGNAVCPKLAFAFAEAILKAERKRRRIVPPTVSDKRGLFLNLRETPPPPIRIINKHPLANFAEIVPNLKTCGFRVELDNNFPRTGSKSFKWKASIHHATGKDSMKVCFPKRESIISLLENFKEKDRIHRFISFVEKKFKTKIPPTKEFQRQHCMMEKDNGLLTPVGSLQEASEIVEKFFPIQRYGVAKILNKKGKKSIIHFDKGNPPKNSIPLRIAAALFICNHIVQLTKKK from the coding sequence ATGAAAGAGATGTATACAGTTGCAGACTTTTTTTGTGGCGCAGGAGGATTTTCTGAGGGGTTCAGACATGCTGGCTTCAAAGTGATATTTGCTTTAGACAATTGGGAGATTGCTAGGCAGACACATAAACTTAATCATCCTGAATCAAAACATCCTGGTCTTGACTGCTATTATGAAACTAAGGGGGATATACTTCTTATCCCTCCCGAAAGAGTTAATGAAATAGTAGAAGATGTAGATGTTATTATTGGGTCGCCTCCTTGTGTTTCTTTTTCTTCTTCCAATAGAGCAGGAAAAGCGGATAAGTCCATTGGAATAAAATTGATTGAAAAGTATTTTCAGATCATTGCTATAAAAAAACATAAGATAAATTCTAGGTTGAAATATTGGATTATGGAGAATGTTCCTAATTCAAGAAGTTTTCTAAAAAAATATTACACTTTCAAAGATTTAGAGTTGGATGAAAAAAAGTTACGGAAGTTAGGGATTAAAAAAAAAGAGATAGACATTGCACTAGAAATTGATACCTCTGCTAGAGGGATATATAATTCTGTACATTTTGGCGTACCACAAAAGAGAGAGAGATTCATCTGTGGTGATTTTGTGGTTCCAGAAAAGAAGACTCCTGAAGAAAAAGATTGGATGATTCTCGGATTAATCCTTAACTCTTTGCGCCCAAACGGCAGCATCATAACGGATCCGATTTATAACATAAATATTCCAGATGAAGAACTAACTGATCATAGATATGATACCACGATGCCTGAAGCTGGGTGGAGACAAGCTAGATTAAAGAAACAACAAGCTAGGTACTATGGAAGAATGTCATTTCCTGAAGACGAAAATGCTCCCAGTAGAACCATTATGGCTACAAAATCCAACATGACAAGAGAAGCTATGATTTTTTCTAATGGTAAACCAAATGTCTATCGTATTCCTACCATAAGGGAGATTGCTTCGATTATGTCATTCCCTATAACTTATCTTTTTCAAGGTAATAACCAAGCGGATAAATATAGGTTAGTTGGAAATGCTGTCTGTCCTAAGCTTGCCTTTGCCTTTGCAGAAGCCATATTAAAAGCAGAAAGAAAAAGAAGAAGAATCGTACCACCCACAGTAAGTGATAAGAGAGGTCTTTTTCTCAATCTTAGAGAAACTCCACCACCCCCTATTAGAATTATCAACAAGCATCCTCTGGCAAATTTTGCAGAAATTGTTCCTAATCTAAAAACTTGTGGATTCAGAGTAGAGCTTGATAATAATTTTCCAAGAACAGGATCAAAAAGTTTTAAGTGGAAAGCAAGCATCCATCATGCAACAGGAAAAGACTCTATGAAAGTATGCTTTCCGAAAAGAGAATCGATTATATCATTGTTAGAAAATTTTAAGGAGAAAGACAGAATTCATAGATTTATATCTTTTGTAGAAAAAAAATTTAAAACTAAGATTCCCCCTACAAAAGAATTCCAAAGACAGCACTGCATGATGGAAAAAGACAATGGTCTACTTACTCCTGTTGGAAGTTTACAAGAGGCAAGTGAAATAGTGGAAAAGTTTTTCCCTATACAGAGATATGGGGTGGCAAAAATTCTTAATAAAAAAGGTAAGAAGAGTATAATCCATTTTGACAAAGGAAATCCTCCAAAAAATTCTATCCCTTTGAGAATAGCCGCCGCATTGTTCATTTGCAACCACATAGTACAACTTACAAAGAAGAAATAA